A single Curtobacterium sp. MCJR17_020 DNA region contains:
- a CDS encoding Gfo/Idh/MocA family oxidoreductase — MTRTGRVGIGFIGAGMISEQYLANLTTFPDVEVVRIGDIDTERAAASASKWGVAASGDGASVLADPDVEIVINLTLPATHVAVSMDALRAGKHVWSEKPIGVDRASAASLVELADSLGLKLGIAPDTVLGPGWQTAKRAIEAGAIGTPLTAVTSMQWQGPDVFHPNASFLYAKGAGPLFDIGPYYFTALVHLLGPIDSVVATGSKSRETRQLVVGPNAGDSFPVEVPTHVSVLTSFEQGGNAQSLLSFDTPLFRHGVFEVNGTEGTIVLPDPNTFGGGHPIRIARPLTADATFPFSQDFEVLLDEEPTVGRGLGVLDMARAIRGGGSHIATGEVGYHVLDTMVAVEESIAARSFIEVESTVAPIASLPEDFDPLAATLEGAQV, encoded by the coding sequence ATGACCCGCACCGGACGCGTCGGCATCGGCTTCATCGGCGCTGGCATGATCAGCGAGCAGTACCTGGCGAACCTCACGACGTTCCCCGACGTCGAGGTCGTCCGGATCGGTGACATCGACACGGAGCGCGCCGCGGCGTCGGCTTCGAAGTGGGGTGTCGCGGCCTCGGGCGACGGCGCATCCGTGCTCGCCGATCCCGACGTCGAGATCGTCATCAACCTGACGCTCCCCGCCACGCACGTCGCCGTCTCGATGGACGCACTGCGTGCCGGCAAGCACGTGTGGAGCGAGAAGCCGATCGGCGTGGACCGTGCCTCAGCCGCATCGCTCGTCGAACTCGCCGACTCCCTCGGTCTGAAGCTCGGCATCGCGCCGGACACCGTGCTCGGCCCGGGGTGGCAGACCGCCAAGCGTGCGATCGAGGCCGGTGCGATCGGCACCCCGCTCACCGCGGTCACGAGCATGCAGTGGCAGGGGCCGGACGTGTTCCACCCGAACGCGTCGTTCCTCTACGCCAAGGGTGCGGGCCCGCTGTTCGACATCGGCCCGTACTACTTCACGGCGCTCGTGCACCTGCTCGGACCGATCGACTCCGTCGTCGCGACGGGGTCGAAGTCCCGAGAGACGCGGCAGCTGGTCGTCGGGCCGAACGCGGGCGACTCGTTCCCCGTCGAGGTGCCGACCCACGTCTCCGTCCTGACCTCGTTCGAGCAGGGCGGCAACGCGCAGTCGCTGCTCTCGTTCGACACCCCGCTGTTCCGCCACGGCGTGTTCGAGGTCAACGGGACCGAGGGCACGATCGTCCTGCCCGACCCGAACACGTTCGGTGGCGGGCACCCGATCCGGATCGCGCGACCGCTGACCGCGGACGCGACGTTCCCCTTCTCGCAGGACTTCGAGGTCCTGCTCGACGAGGAGCCCACCGTCGGTCGTGGCCTCGGCGTGCTCGACATGGCGCGGGCGATCCGCGGCGGTGGCTCGCACATCGCGACCGGTGAGGTCGGGTACCACGTGCTCGACACCATGGTCGCGGTCGAGGAGTCGATCGCCGCCCGCTCGTTCATCGAGGTCGAGTCGACCGTCGCACCGATCGCGTCGTTGCCCGAGGACTTCGACCCGCTCGCGGCGACGCTGGAGGGCGCGCAGGTCTGA
- a CDS encoding sugar phosphate isomerase/epimerase, translated as MAPAISLQLYTVNAALEPDLDGGVRRLAEIGFDTVEAFAFVDRAPQLKSAFDAHGITAKTGHAFLVEETIPLPDGTVMTAPSHADTFAAAKELGLEIVIDPFVGPDAWTTREGVERVAARLNAAAVEAAEHGLRVGYHNHDHELRPQIDGQPALQVLASLLDPAVVLELDLYWASAAGIDVVAFIEELGDRIVAVHVKDGPMRDDISTATIPTDQTPAGQGDVRLAEALRAATALEYAVIEFDGFDGDVFDGVQQSYEWLAAQLAPAGSSSASEVSA; from the coding sequence ATGGCTCCCGCCATCTCCCTGCAGCTCTACACGGTGAACGCCGCGCTGGAGCCCGACCTCGACGGCGGCGTCCGCCGCCTGGCCGAGATCGGCTTCGACACCGTCGAGGCGTTCGCGTTCGTGGACCGAGCACCGCAGCTCAAGTCCGCTTTCGACGCCCACGGCATCACCGCGAAGACCGGCCACGCGTTCCTGGTCGAGGAGACCATCCCGCTGCCCGACGGCACCGTGATGACCGCTCCGTCGCACGCCGACACCTTCGCCGCGGCGAAGGAACTCGGCCTCGAGATCGTCATCGACCCGTTCGTCGGGCCCGACGCGTGGACGACCCGCGAGGGCGTCGAGCGCGTCGCCGCACGACTCAACGCCGCCGCCGTCGAGGCCGCCGAGCACGGTCTGCGCGTCGGCTACCACAACCACGACCACGAGCTCCGGCCGCAGATCGACGGGCAGCCCGCGCTGCAGGTGCTCGCGTCGCTGCTCGACCCGGCCGTGGTGCTCGAGCTCGACCTGTACTGGGCATCGGCCGCGGGCATCGACGTCGTCGCGTTCATCGAGGAGCTCGGCGACCGCATCGTCGCCGTGCACGTCAAGGACGGTCCGATGCGCGACGACATCTCCACCGCGACGATCCCCACCGACCAGACCCCGGCCGGCCAGGGCGACGTCCGGCTCGCCGAGGCCCTCCGTGCGGCGACGGCGCTCGAGTACGCCGTGATCGAGTTCGACGGGTTCGACGGGGACGTCTTCGACGGTGTGCAGCAGTCGTACGAGTGGCTCGCGGCGCAGCTCGCGCCGGCCGGTTCGTCGTCCGCATCGGAGGTGTCCGCATGA